In Cicer arietinum cultivar CDC Frontier isolate Library 1 chromosome 7, Cicar.CDCFrontier_v2.0, whole genome shotgun sequence, a single window of DNA contains:
- the LOC101513844 gene encoding eukaryotic translation initiation factor 5A-4-like — MAEVAQHFESMTMDDAAAFKTYPQQAGTIRKNGYVVIRGRPCKVVEVATSKTGKHGHAKCHFVGIDIVTAEKLEDIVPFSHNCDVPQLVNQTD; from the exons atggcAGAAGTAGCACAGCATTTCGAGTCGATGACCATGGATGATGCCGCAGCCTTCAAAACTTACCCTCAACAAGCCGGTACCATCCGCAAAAACGGTTACGTGGTTATCAGGGGCCGCCCCTGTAAG GTTGTTGAAGTTGCAACTTCAAAGACAGGGAAGCATGGTCATGCTAAGTGTCACTTTGTTGGGATTGATATCGTCACTGCTGAGAAGCTTGAAGACATCGTCCCTTTTTCCCACAACTGTGAT GTTCCACAATTGGTGAATCAAACTGATTGA
- the LOC101514512 gene encoding probable calcium-binding protein CML16, with the protein MSKLQVHQVNQLREIFARFDMDSDGSLTMLELAALLRSLGLKPSGDELQSMLTKMDSNGNGSVEFDELMRAIMHEMNEEILLNQEQLVDVFKCFDRDGNGYITAAELAGAMAKMGQPLTYRELTEMIQEADLDGDGVISFSEFATIMARSASQFLGV; encoded by the coding sequence atgtcAAAGCTTCAAGTTCATCAAGTAAATCAATTAAGAGAAATCTTCGCTCGATTCGACATGGATTCCGATGGAAGCCTAACAATGTTAGAGCTAGCAGCACTTCTTCGATCATTAGGCCTAAAACCTTCGGGTGACGAACTTCAATCCATGTTAACCAAAATGGACTCAAACGGAAACGGTTCTGTTGAGTTTGATGAATTGATGAGAGCCATAATGCATGAGATGAATGAAGAGATTTTATTGAATCAAGAACAACTCGTAGACGTGTTCAAGTGCTTCGATCGTGATGGGAATGGTTACATAACAGCTGCAGAATTGGCTGGAGCAATGGCTAAAATGGGTCAGCCACTTACTTATAGAGAGCTCACTGAGATGATTCAAGAGGCTGATTTGGATGGTGATGGTGTTATTAGTTTTAGTGAGTTTGCTACTATTATGGCTCGCTCTGCTTCTCAATTTTTAGGAGTATAG
- the LOC101514831 gene encoding large ribosomal subunit protein eL36x-like — MAPKQPSTGLFVGLNKGHVVTKKELAPRPSDRKGKTSKRVHFVRNLIREVAGFAPYEKRITELLKVGKDKRALKVAKRKLGTHKRAKKKREEMSNVLRKMRAGGAGDKKK, encoded by the exons ATGGCTCCAAAGCAGCCAAGTACCGGTCTTTTTGTTGGATTGAACAAAGGTCACGTTGTCACCAAGAAGGAGTTGGCTCCACGACCCTCAGATCGTAAAGGG AAAACAAGCAAGAGAGTGCACTTTGTAAGGAATCTCATCCGAGAGGTTGCTGGCTTTGCACCTTACGAAAAGCGTATAACTGAGTTGCTGAAGGTCGGAAAGGATAAGAGGGCACTGAAAGTTGCCAAGAGAAAGCTTGGAACCCATAAACGCGCAAAGAAGAAGCGTGAGGAGATGTCTAATGTTCTCCGAAAGATGAG GGCTGGTGGAGCAGGAGACAAGaagaaataa
- the LOC101498111 gene encoding uncharacterized protein, protein MENKETSKLVHQTENQNNQNIISLMPNKTDKSYETREEKKIPKISNNKKYLGVRQRPSGRWIAEIKDSSQKLRLWLGTFDRAEDAALAYDSAAKLLRGRNAKTNFQNNKGIMNTNQEEEYFRILGKNPRAYQLLKHAVMKNHAVNDEIMMRDQVVEETIVCSIPDIEGSAGCSGISFGSSKVYSSVFVAPSFSASHC, encoded by the coding sequence ATGGAAAACAAAGAAACCTCAAAACTTGTACACCAAACTGAAAATCAAAACAACCAGAACATTATTTCTTTGATGCCTAACAAAACAGATAAATCCTATGAGACAAGAGAAGAAAAGAAGATTCCAAAAATATCAAACAACAAAAAGTATCTAGGAGTAAGACAAAGACCTTCAGGTAGATGGATAGCTGAGATCAAAGACTCATCACAGAAACTAAGACTATGGTTAGGAACTTTTGACAGAGCAGAAGATGCTGCTCTGGCTTATGATTCTGCTGCAAAGCTTCTTAGAGGAAGAAATGcaaaaacaaattttcaaaacaacaagggAATCATGAACACTAATCAGGAAGAAGAATACTTCAGAATTTTAGGGAAGAATCCAAGAGCTTATCAACTTCTTAAGCATGCAGTGATGAAGAACCATGCAGTTAATGATGAGATTATGATGAGAGACCAAGTTGTTGAGGAAACAATAGTTTGTTCCATTCCTGATATTGAAGGTTCTGCAGGGTGTAGTGGAATTTCATTTGGAAGTTCTAAGGTTTATTCTtctgtttttgttgctcctTCTTTTAGTGCTTCtcattgttaa
- the LOC101515371 gene encoding calcium sensing receptor, chloroplastic — MALEITAMASSTTRPSLPTPSTTFSKPLFKRLHNINISLPTSTTISLLALFTPPNEARAAVNISKDQIVSSLTQVEQTIDQVQEVGSGFLDSAQRVVEAIGNVLKPGFETALPIVQQAGEEALKFASPAISEASKKAQETLQSSGFDTQPVFTAAKTVADAAQQTTKVIEGAKPIASSTIDTISSSDPTVIAGTAGALFIAYLLFPPIWSAISFNFRGYKGNLTPAQTLDVLCTQNYVLIDIRSEKDKDKAGIPRLPSSAKNKMVAIPLEEVPSKIRGLVRNVKRVEGEIAALKISYLKKINKGTNIVILDSYSDSAKIVARTLTGIGFKKTWIVGDGFSGGKGWLQSRLGTDSYKFSFAEVLSPSRVISAGFGTTSRQSSQKLLPGAD, encoded by the exons ATGGCATTGGAGATTACTGCTATGGCTTCATCAACAACAAGACCTTCTCTTCCAACTCCTTCCACCACTTTCTCCAAACCTCTATTTAAACGCCTCCACAACATCAACATATCATTACCAACTTCAACAACCATTTCACTTCTCGCTCTCTTCACCCCTCCAAATGAAGCGAGAGCTGCTGTCAACATCTCCAAGGACCAGATTGTTTCTTCACTCACCCAA gtgGAGCAGACGATTGATCAGGTTCAGGAGGTTGGTTCGGGTTTTTTGGATTCAGCACAGCGTGTTGTTGAAGCTATAGGGAATGTTTTGAAGCCTGGATTTGAAACGGCGTTGCCAATTGTGCAGCAGGCTGGTGAAGAGGCTTTGAAATTTGCTTCACCAGCTATTTCGGAGGCTTCTAAGAAGGCTCAAGAAACACTTCAAAGCTCTGGTTTTGATACTCAACCTGTTTTCACTGCTGCTAAG aCAGTGGCAGATGCTGCACAACAAACAACCAAAGTGATTGAAGGTGCCAAGCCAATAGCCTCATCAACCATAGATACTATATCTTCTTCAGATCCTACTGTGATTGCTGGAACAGCTGGTGCACTATTTATTGCATACCTCTTGTTTCCTCCTATCTGGTCTGCAATCTCCTTCAATTTTCGCGGTTATAAAG GAAACCTGACTCCAGCTCAAACACTTGATGTGTTATGCACACAAAACTACGTTTTGATTGATATTAGGTCAGAGAAGGACAAGGACAAGGCTGGTATTCCTCGCCTCCCCTCTAGTGCCAAGAACAAGATGGTTGCCATTCC ATTGGAAGAAGTGCCAAGCAAAATAAGAGGCCTAGTGAGGAATGTGAAGAGAGTGGAAGGTGAAATAGCAGCATTAAAGATCTCATATCTGAAGAAAATCAACAAAGGCACCAACATTGTGATCTTGGACTC GTACTCAGACTCAGCAAAGATAGTTGCAAGAACATTAACGGGGATTGGTTTTAAGAAGACATGGATAGTTGGTGATGGATTTTCTGGAGGGAAAGGGTGGTTACAGAGTAGATTAGGAACAGATTCATATAAATTTTCGTTTGCAGAGGTGCTGTCACCATCCAGAGTCATCTCTGCCGGTTTTGGTACAACTAGCAGGCAATCCAGTCAGAAACTACTTCCTGGGGCTGACTGA
- the LOC101515706 gene encoding protein CHAPERONE-LIKE PROTEIN OF POR1, chloroplastic: MVSLSLSSPNFATAFLAKKLPLRENTRKSATFSDVSFRTRCAVDTPYGGNVPKFPRVSVWDPYRRLGVSRDASEEEIWGSRNFLLEQYAGHERSVESVEAAFEKILMASFIHRKKTKINLKSKLKKKVEESPPWIKNLLNTVEFPPTEIILRRLFLFAFMGGWSIMNSAETGPAFQVAISLAACIYFLNEKTKSLARACIIGFGALVAGWVSGSLLVPNIPTMLLRPTWTLELLTSLVVYLFLFIGCTFLK, encoded by the exons ATGGTTTCTCTTTCACTCTCATCTCCCAATTTCGCCACCGCTTTCCTCGCCAAAAAGCT GCCTCTCCGAGAAAATACGAGGAAATCCGCAACATTTTCTGATGTTTCGTTTCGTACTAGATGCGCGGTCGACACGCCCTATGGAG GTAATGTCCCAAAATTCCCACGTGTTAGTGTTTGGGATCCTTACCGACGCCTTGGTGTTAGCCGTGATGCTTCTGAAGAAGAAATTTGGGGGTCAAGAAATTTTCTGTTGGAACAATATGCTGGCCATGAGAGGAGTGTAGAATCAGTAGAAGCtgcttttgaaaaaatattgatgGCTAGTTTCATTCACaggaagaaaacaaaaattaatttgaaaagcAAGTTGAAAAAGAAGGTAGAGGAGTCTCCACCATGGATCAAGAACTTGCTAAACACTGTTGAATTTCCACCAACTGAAATTATCCTCAGGAGATTGTTTCTCTTTGCCTTCATGGGTGGCTGGAGCATTATGAATTCTGCTGAAACTGGACCTGCTTTTCAG GTGGCAATCTCTTTGGCTGCTTGCATATACTTCCTTAACGAAAAGACGAAAAGTTTGGCTAGAGCGTGCATTATTGG GTTTGGAGCTCTTGTGGCTGGATGGGTCTCTGGTTCATTGCTGGTACCCAATATTCCAACAATGTTGCTGCGCCCAACCTGGACCCTTGAACTCTTAACATCATTAGTAGTTTACTTGTTCTTGTTCATTGGTTGTACTTTTCTCAAGTGA
- the LOC101488467 gene encoding tetraspanin-11: MFRFRISNTVVGALNILSLLLGLAAIGTSAYIHTHGGSDCQKVLQLPLLIGGVFVVLVSGLGIAGSLFGVNSALYGYLLVTFLLVVGLAFFTVFAVFVTNRGVGKQISGKGYGEYRVADFSHWLQRYVVNEENWDEFKSCLMDAHVCQNLAINGGRNNDSLIFKHLSTTQAGCCKPPVHCGFVMKNATFWEVPKTGLAANSSDCAKWNNREDKLCYDCNSCKGGVLANIRNQWRHLTVFNACLLVLVTAIYALGCYAIRNNRLDSRCDNRALP, encoded by the exons ATGTTTCGTTTCCGCATAAGCAACACCGTAGTCGGTGCTCTCAACATACTTTCATTACTCCTCGGCCTCGCCGCTATCGGCACCTCTGCCTACATCCACACCCACGGCGGCTCCGACTGTCAAAAGGTACTTCAACTCCCACTCTTAATCGGCGGAGTATTCGTCGTGCTTGTTTCGGGACTTGGAATCGCCGGATCGTTGTTCGGTGTTAACAGTGCACTCTATGGTTACCTTTTGGTGACTTTTTTGCTTGTGGTTGGACTTGCTTTCTTCACCGTTTTTGCGGTGTTTGTCACAAATAGGGGGGTGGGGAAACAAATATCGGGGAAAGGCTATGGTGAATACAGAGTTGCTGATTTCTCTCATTGGTTGCAACGTTATGTGGTTAATGAAGAGAATTGGGATGAGTTTAAGAGTTGTTTGATGGATGCTCATGTTTGTCAGAATCTTGCTATCAATGGTGGTCGGAATAATGATTCTCTCATTTTCAAACACTTGTCTACTACCCAG gCTGGGTGCTGTAAGCCACCTGTGCACTGTGGATTTGTGATGAAGAATGCTACATTTTGGGAAGTACCAAAGACAGGTTTGGCAGCGAATAGTTCAGATTGTGCAAAATGGAATAATAGAGAGGACAAACTGTGCTACGATTGCAATTCATGCAAAGGAGGAGTGTTGGCCAACATAAGGAATCAATGGAGACATCTAACTGTATTTAATGCTTGTTTGCTTGTACTTGTCACTGCCATTTATGCATTGGGCTGCTACGCCATCAGGAACAACCGTTTGGACTCTCGCTGCGACAACAGAGCATTGCCTTAA
- the LOC101498446 gene encoding putative F-box protein At1g67623, with the protein MASRMLLKREISKKRHAPSSLTSIESLPRDLLLEVVTNVASQSFIDLHNMKMCCKDFLEVTEDKHVLQNISLDNFPLIQWFLNERALSFLKRCMECENIESLFREGLREYFRYPNGNIDGLENLKKASQKGHKEAKYVYGMILLCSEDYESRKEGFEHMRYLRKFKCIMSSRKKVQYLTSFLWKNNGMLVRNQTPLCNSKSTCKGWRVKKGRWLLLDDDDDDIGLCEYCRWDHELEFFYKLFNVH; encoded by the coding sequence ATGGCATCAAGAATGTTATTGAAGAGAGAAATCAGCAAGAAGCGACATGCACCATCTTCTTTGACGTCCATAGAATCACTTCCAAGAGACTTGTTACTAGAAGTTGTTACAAACGTAGCCTCTCAATCTTTTATTGACCTTCACAACATGAAAATGTGTTGCAAAGATTTTCTTGAAGTCACGGAAGACAAACACGTGCTACAAAATATTTCTTTGGACAATTTCCCTTTGATCCAATGGTTTCTTAACGAAAGAGCATTGTCCTTTTTGAAACGTTGCATGGAATGTGAAAATATTGAGAGTTTATTTAGAGAAGGATTAAGAGAATATTTTAGGTATCCAAATGGAAACATTGATGGTCTTGAAAATTTAAAGAAGGCTTCTCAAAAGGGTCATAAAGAGGCAAAATATGTGTATGGTATGATTTTGTTGTGTTCCGAAGATTATGAGTCAAGAAAAGAAGGATTTGAGCATATGCGATATTTAAGgaaatttaaatgtattatgaGTTCAAGAAAGAAGGTGCAATATTTAACTAGTTTTTTGTGGAAAAATAATGGGATGTTGGTGCGTAATCAAACTCCTTTATGCAACTCCAAGAGCACGTGCAAGGGATGGAGAGTGAAGAAAGGTCGTTGGTTATTGTTGGATGATGACGATGATGACATTGGATTGTGTGAATATTGTAGATGGGATCATGAGTTGGAGTTcttttataagttatttaatGTTCACTAG
- the LOC101488808 gene encoding protein MIS12 homolog — protein sequence MEDIGVSESDAVFDSLNLNPQLFFNEVLNTVDDFLLQTFDFFFQEASTKLNAEATQRSQNLKQGVDCIRQKVQSVLDQKLAVWEKFCLYHCFSLPEGFHMPNTDESRGNDIDLGAITDPDVDGQLDSLRRKLAEVKESEMLNQEIYDLERQSSFNARCINEAVQLFEQNSYPELFQEIMATASELRMQMGKLNTNMIEETAKMKAKRIDSSEMDISALNGAKGLSNTKLEDLQEFVNLMKSM from the exons ATGGAAGATATCGGTGTAAGCGAGAGCGATGCGGTTTTCGATTCTCTGAATCTGAATCCTCAACTCTTCTTCAACGAAGTTCTCAACACCGTCGACGATTTCCTTCTCCAAACTTTTGATTTCTTCTTCCA GGAAGCTTCTACCAAGCTCAACGCCGAAGCTACCCAAAGGTCCCAAAATCTCAAACAG GGTGTGGATTGCATTCGCCAAAAAGTTCAATCTGTTTTGGATCAAAAGCTAGCTGTTTGGGAAAAATTCTGCCTTTATCACTGTTTTTCTCTTCCTGaaggttttcatatgccaaacacT GATGAATCTAGAGGAAATGATATTGATCTTGGTGCTATCACCGATCCAGATGTAGATGGGCAGTTAGATTCGTTGAGGAGAAAACTAGCTGAGGTA AAAGAGTCTGAAATGCTGAATCAAGAAATTTATGATTTAGAGAGGCAGTCTTCTTTTAATGCTCGGTGTATCAATGAGGCAGTACAATTATTTGAGCAAAACTCTTACCCTGAGTTGTTTCAGG AAATCATGGCAACTGCCTCAGAACTTCGAATGCAGATGGGAAAGCTAAACACAAACATGATTGAAGAGACTGCGAAAATGAAAGCAAAAAGGATTGACAGCTCCGAAATGGATATTTCTGCTTTAAATGGTGCAAAAG GCCTCTCAAATACGAAATTAGAAGATCTTCAAGAATTTGTAAATCTTATGAAGAGTATGTGA